In Pseudomonadales bacterium, a single window of DNA contains:
- a CDS encoding DUF898 family protein, giving the protein MWVVNLLLTIVPLGIYSAWAKVLSKKHLYGNTVLNGSVFDYTARPTQILKWQNMHCCNSIRWSILQRKTPCWAESCCLKSDRLNTGMRFKIQFDRRACRL; this is encoded by the coding sequence ATTTGGGTTGTAAATTTACTCCTCACGATAGTGCCCCTTGGAATTTATTCTGCATGGGCTAAGGTTCTAAGCAAAAAACATCTCTATGGAAATACTGTTCTGAATGGTTCGGTATTTGACTATACCGCCCGACCCACACAGATTTTAAAATGGCAGAACATGCACTGCTGCAACTCGATCAGATGGTCAATCTTGCAACGGAAAACACCATGCTGGGCAGAATCATGTTGCTTGAAATCGGACCGATTAAATACCGGCATGCGGTTCAAAATACAGTTCGACAGGCGGGCGTGTCGGCTTTGA
- a CDS encoding M48 family metalloprotease: MLNSKAEEMREDKDQRNRLLEYFSSHPPSVERIGRLERNKH; the protein is encoded by the coding sequence ATGCTGAATAGCAAGGCAGAGGAAATGCGCGAAGATAAAGATCAGCGCAACAGGCTGCTCGAATATTTCTCTTCACATCCCCCCAGTGTGGAGCGTATTGGGCGTTTAGAACGAAATAAGCACTAG
- the amrB gene encoding AmmeMemoRadiSam system protein B, which yields MIRAPAVAGTFYPGDASELQYQIQSMLALCETKTMPVKALIVPHAGYIYSGQIAAQAYQLLQHQSQFTNVVLLGPAHYVYVEGLVVPSASHFVTPLGAIPVNTKAIESILDLPQISISDQAHAPEHSVEVQLPFLQMVLPDFSLVPVLVGNATTEQTAEVIERLWGNAKTLILISSDLSHFHHYTEAQQIDQRTNAAICQLSESLRGNQACGCRAINGLMHCAKVKRLSVKMLGLCNSGDTAGNKERVVGYGAYALS from the coding sequence ATGATTCGAGCACCCGCAGTTGCCGGGACCTTTTATCCGGGCGATGCCAGCGAACTTCAATATCAAATTCAATCGATGTTGGCGCTTTGCGAAACCAAGACTATGCCTGTTAAAGCCCTGATTGTACCTCATGCGGGCTATATTTATTCGGGCCAGATAGCGGCTCAAGCATACCAGTTGCTACAGCACCAATCACAGTTCACAAATGTGGTTTTGTTGGGGCCGGCCCATTATGTCTATGTGGAGGGGTTAGTCGTTCCCTCAGCCTCACATTTTGTAACCCCATTGGGAGCAATTCCCGTTAATACAAAAGCGATAGAGTCTATTTTGGATTTACCCCAAATATCGATATCGGATCAGGCTCATGCGCCAGAACACAGTGTTGAGGTACAGTTGCCCTTTTTACAAATGGTTTTACCAGATTTTTCGTTAGTTCCGGTGCTGGTTGGCAATGCGACAACTGAACAAACGGCGGAGGTCATCGAACGGCTTTGGGGTAATGCAAAGACATTAATTTTAATTAGTTCGGATCTCAGTCACTTCCACCATTACACTGAGGCGCAGCAAATCGATCAGCGTACTAACGCTGCGATCTGCCAGCTTAGTGAATCGTTGCGGGGAAATCAGGCCTGTGGCTGCAGAGCTATCAATGGCTTAATGCATTGCGCCAAAGTGAAGAGGCTAAGTGTTAAAATGCTTGGCCTGTGCAACTCTGGGGATACCGCCGGGAATAAAGAACGCGTGGTTGGCTATGGTGCTTATGCGCTCTCTTAG
- the msrA gene encoding peptide-methionine (S)-S-oxide reductase MsrA, producing the protein MFRHYRTAEPEMVAAERALPGRDEPIQVKNRHTVNETPIQGPFPENLQQVQLGLGCFWGAERKFWQTRGVYTTAVGYAGGFTPNPTYEEVCSGLTGHTEAVLVVFDTAVISFAQLLQTFWESHNPTEGMRQGNDIGTQYRSAIYTYSSKQEQQALASLQAYQKKLSVAGFGKITTEIKAAGEFYYAENYHQQYLAKNIGGYCGLGGTGISFE; encoded by the coding sequence ATGTTTAGACATTATAGAACCGCCGAACCGGAAATGGTGGCAGCGGAACGTGCGTTGCCCGGTCGAGATGAACCAATACAGGTAAAGAATCGACATACAGTGAACGAAACCCCAATTCAAGGGCCTTTCCCTGAAAATCTGCAACAGGTTCAACTGGGGCTTGGTTGTTTCTGGGGTGCTGAAAGGAAATTTTGGCAAACGCGAGGTGTATATACGACGGCGGTTGGTTATGCGGGTGGTTTTACGCCAAACCCCACCTATGAAGAGGTATGTTCCGGGCTTACCGGTCATACTGAAGCGGTACTAGTGGTGTTCGATACGGCGGTGATAAGTTTCGCGCAATTGCTACAGACATTCTGGGAGTCGCATAATCCTACTGAGGGTATGCGCCAGGGTAATGATATTGGCACCCAATACCGTTCTGCCATTTACACCTATTCGTCAAAGCAGGAACAACAGGCGCTTGCCTCGTTGCAGGCCTATCAAAAGAAGCTTTCCGTTGCGGGTTTTGGAAAAATTACGACAGAAATAAAGGCAGCGGGGGAATTTTATTATGCCGAAAATTATCACCAGCAATATCTTGCGAAAAATATAGGTGGTTATTGTGGGCTGGGTGGTACGGGCATCAGTTTCGAATAG
- the amrA gene encoding AmmeMemoRadiSam system protein A: MRSLSQEDQQVLLQVARQVIEFGLDSGKRLHVDPKNYSEALQQLRATFVTLYLDGKLAGCIGNLTATRPLLQDVAENAYNAANCDTRFAAIKGSDLTSLNIEIALLSKLHLIEVESEAQLKAQLVVNKHGLLIESAGHRATFLPKVWQSLPNKNDFLAHLKLKAGLPKGYWSNEISCFIYTTESFSDV, from the coding sequence ATGCGCTCTCTTAGTCAGGAGGACCAACAGGTACTACTACAGGTTGCCAGGCAGGTGATCGAATTCGGACTTGATAGCGGTAAGCGTCTTCACGTTGACCCCAAAAATTATAGCGAAGCACTCCAGCAACTACGTGCTACCTTTGTGACTTTATACCTGGACGGGAAATTAGCCGGTTGTATTGGTAACCTGACGGCGACTAGGCCGCTGCTGCAGGATGTGGCCGAAAATGCATACAATGCAGCCAACTGCGATACTCGGTTTGCCGCGATCAAAGGAAGCGATCTTACGTCATTGAACATAGAAATAGCGCTCTTGTCTAAACTTCACCTGATAGAAGTTGAGTCTGAGGCGCAATTAAAAGCTCAGCTTGTCGTCAATAAGCATGGGCTGCTCATTGAATCCGCAGGACATAGAGCGACGTTCTTACCCAAGGTTTGGCAATCTTTGCCGAACAAAAATGATTTTTTGGCACACTTGAAGTTAAAAGCGGGGTTACCGAAAGGGTACTGGTCTAACGAGATCAGTTGTTTCATCTATACAACGGAGAGTTTCAGCGATGTTTAG